One genomic window of Geodermatophilus sp. DSM 44513 includes the following:
- a CDS encoding ABC transporter ATP-binding protein, producing the protein MPCGPPGALGWTRRTADDEESAIHPGSHPGSSPARGPVRVEVRGLTKSFGAVRAVDDLGFSVEPGSITGFLGPNGAGKTTTLRMALGLERPDAGTATFGGVPYAALPAPVRTVGAVLETAFHPARSGRNHLRVYCRAAGLPPGRADEVLAQVGLADAGRRRAGGYSLGMRQRLALATALLGDPAVLVLDEPANGLDPEGIQWLRGFLRHLAHDEGRTVLVSSHLLAEMEQTADRVVIVGAGRLVREGSIAELRSGAQGTGPVLVRSPEAGRLAEVLRAAGFSVAPDDDGRIAVAGTTPAAVGAQAFRAGLELHELRAESSGLEELYFRLTAGQEQYAAPEGSRP; encoded by the coding sequence GTGCCGTGCGGACCGCCCGGTGCGCTTGGATGGACGCGTCGCACGGCCGACGACGAGGAGAGCGCCATCCACCCCGGCAGCCACCCCGGCAGCAGTCCCGCCCGAGGCCCGGTCCGGGTCGAGGTCCGCGGCCTCACCAAGAGCTTCGGCGCCGTCCGCGCCGTCGACGACCTCGGCTTCAGCGTCGAGCCCGGCTCGATCACCGGCTTCCTGGGCCCCAACGGCGCCGGCAAGACCACGACCCTGCGCATGGCCCTGGGCCTGGAGCGGCCCGACGCGGGGACGGCGACCTTCGGTGGCGTCCCCTACGCCGCGCTCCCGGCACCCGTGCGCACCGTCGGCGCGGTGCTGGAGACCGCCTTCCACCCGGCCCGGTCCGGGCGCAACCACCTGCGGGTCTACTGCCGGGCGGCGGGCCTGCCGCCCGGCCGCGCCGACGAGGTGCTCGCCCAGGTCGGGCTGGCCGACGCCGGCCGGCGCCGCGCGGGCGGGTACTCCCTGGGCATGCGCCAGCGGCTGGCGCTGGCCACCGCGCTGCTCGGCGACCCGGCGGTGCTGGTGCTCGACGAGCCGGCCAACGGGCTGGACCCCGAGGGCATCCAGTGGCTGCGCGGCTTCCTGCGCCACCTCGCGCACGACGAGGGGCGCACCGTGCTGGTCTCCAGCCACCTGCTCGCGGAGATGGAGCAGACCGCCGACCGCGTGGTGATCGTGGGCGCCGGGCGGCTGGTCCGCGAGGGGTCGATCGCCGAGCTGCGCTCCGGCGCCCAGGGCACCGGGCCGGTGCTGGTGCGCAGCCCGGAGGCCGGCCGGCTGGCCGAGGTCCTCCGCGCGGCCGGGTTCTCCGTCGCACCCGACGACGACGGCCGGATCGCCGTGGCCGGCACGACGCCGGCCGCCGTGGGCGCGCAGGCCTTCCGCGCGGGCCTGGAGCTGCACGAGCTGCGCGCGGAGAGCAGCGGTCTGGAGGAGCTGTACTTCCGGCTCACCGCCGGCCAGGAGCAGTACGCCGCGCCCGAGGGGAGCCGACCGTGA
- a CDS encoding adenylate/guanylate cyclase domain-containing protein translates to MPDTDDQRETLMRLLLGGPRRYTRLQVGELAGMPPERTRRLWRALGFADAADDERVFTDADVQALSLLSSLIDTGFVDEDFEASIIRAMAQSLSRLADWQTDLLADALTRDGATGDGATSDDASIDPEQAVAATGRLLPLLRALQDYVWRRHLAANAERLLASAGGDRRELAVGFADLVGYTSHSRGMGGRELGEMVEDFEGTAGEVIARHHGRVVKTAGDGVLYTAGSAIDAVEIGLDLPETWQSGDRPPLRVGAAYGTVLTHLGDVYSPVVNLASRLTALARPGTLLVDRELARRLRGLPRYRVRPLRRVSVRGYDELQPWLVGRRPAGAADLALEGMLDEMADDVLDDADDPPPSAPSRGSP, encoded by the coding sequence GTGCCCGACACCGACGACCAGCGCGAGACGCTGATGCGCCTGCTGCTGGGCGGCCCACGTCGCTACACCCGCCTGCAGGTCGGCGAGCTGGCGGGCATGCCGCCCGAGCGCACCCGGCGGCTGTGGCGGGCGCTGGGCTTCGCGGACGCCGCCGACGACGAGCGGGTCTTCACCGACGCCGACGTGCAGGCGCTCTCCCTGCTCTCGTCGCTGATCGACACCGGCTTCGTCGACGAGGACTTCGAGGCCTCGATCATCCGGGCCATGGCCCAGTCGCTGTCCCGCCTGGCCGACTGGCAGACCGACCTGCTCGCCGACGCGCTCACCCGGGACGGGGCGACCGGGGACGGGGCGACCAGCGACGACGCGTCGATCGACCCCGAGCAGGCGGTGGCGGCGACCGGCCGGCTGCTGCCGCTGCTGCGCGCGCTGCAGGACTACGTGTGGCGGCGGCACCTGGCGGCCAACGCCGAGCGGTTGCTGGCCAGTGCCGGGGGCGACCGGCGCGAGCTGGCCGTGGGCTTCGCCGACCTGGTCGGCTACACCAGCCACAGCCGCGGCATGGGCGGCCGCGAGCTCGGCGAGATGGTGGAGGACTTCGAGGGCACCGCCGGTGAGGTCATCGCCCGTCACCACGGGCGGGTCGTCAAGACGGCGGGGGACGGCGTCCTCTACACCGCCGGCTCGGCGATCGACGCCGTGGAGATCGGGCTGGATCTCCCGGAGACCTGGCAGTCCGGCGACCGCCCGCCGCTGCGGGTCGGCGCCGCCTACGGGACGGTGCTCACCCACCTCGGGGACGTCTACTCGCCGGTGGTGAACCTGGCCAGCCGGCTGACCGCGCTGGCCCGGCCCGGCACGCTGCTGGTCGACCGCGAGCTCGCCCGCCGGCTGCGCGGGCTGCCCCGCTACCGGGTGCGCCCGCTGCGCCGGGTGTCGGTGCGCGGCTACGACGAGCTGCAGCCCTGGCTGGTGGGACGACGTCCCGCGGGCGCGGCAGACCTGGCGCTCGAGGGCATGCTCGACGAGATGGCCGACGACGTCCTGGACGACGCCGACGACCCGCCGCCCTCGGCCCCGTCCAGAGGCTCGCCGTGA
- a CDS encoding ankyrin repeat domain-containing protein yields MTTRMTAPRLGRLIADGDATAVRTAVRDAPRLLTATVERDGQGGWTPLHLAVAEGRAELVRLLVEAGADLRARTEHGRDPLHTALECAPHLVPLLRELGAPVDAASAAYLDDCARLDAELAGGAPLVDPVTGVDLLVIAATGGAAGTARVLLDRGADADGGALHAAAAGTRLELVRLLLAAGADVNRRDPDTGRCPLHAAVSAGADGDVPEVVGALLDAGADVDATTADGASALDISRVAAARNRRGDAGRATAHDALTELLVTRGATG; encoded by the coding sequence ATGACCACGCGCATGACCGCCCCCCGGCTGGGCCGGCTGATCGCCGACGGCGACGCCACCGCCGTCCGCACCGCCGTCCGCGACGCCCCGCGGCTGCTGACGGCCACCGTCGAGCGGGACGGCCAGGGCGGCTGGACGCCGCTGCACCTGGCGGTCGCGGAGGGCCGGGCCGAGCTCGTGCGGCTGCTGGTCGAGGCGGGCGCGGACCTCCGCGCGCGCACCGAGCACGGCCGGGACCCGCTGCACACCGCCCTGGAGTGCGCCCCCCACCTCGTCCCGCTGCTGCGCGAGCTGGGCGCGCCGGTGGACGCCGCCAGCGCCGCCTACCTCGACGACTGCGCACGGCTGGACGCCGAGCTGGCCGGCGGGGCGCCGCTGGTCGACCCGGTCACCGGGGTGGACCTGCTGGTGATCGCCGCGACCGGTGGCGCGGCCGGCACCGCGCGGGTGCTGCTGGACCGGGGCGCCGACGCCGACGGCGGCGCGCTGCACGCCGCCGCGGCCGGCACCCGGCTGGAGCTGGTCCGCCTGCTGCTGGCCGCCGGCGCCGACGTCAACCGCCGCGACCCCGACACCGGCCGGTGCCCGCTGCACGCCGCCGTGTCGGCCGGCGCGGACGGGGACGTCCCCGAGGTGGTGGGCGCGCTGCTCGACGCGGGCGCCGACGTCGACGCCACCACCGCCGACGGGGCCAGCGCCCTGGACATCAGCCGGGTGGCCGCGGCCCGCAACCGCCGGGGGGACGCCGGTCGGGCGACCGCGCACGACGCGCTGACCGAACTCCTGGTGACCCGCGGCGCCACGGGGTGA
- a CDS encoding ABC transporter permease: MTKLVRAEWTKLFTTRVWIGLLLGACVLVAGFTALFTAFAGSADEGGGPGGGGPPLPPVGTPEYEQLALATGANVTVLFLILGIIGTTQEFRHRTATPTFLTTPRRGRVVTAKLLAYALAAVPLAVVVICVNVAVVLLYAGARGDAPELSGDNLRVLAGVGAALVVYTVIGVGVGALVRNQVGAIVGALVYLFVVEAIVQLVPALSDAYKWLPGGALEAMTATIGLTDLLEPWQGGLVLLGYGIAAAVLGTLLAVRRDVV, translated from the coding sequence GTGACCAAGCTGGTCCGTGCCGAGTGGACCAAGCTGTTCACCACCCGCGTCTGGATCGGGCTGCTGCTCGGCGCCTGTGTCCTGGTCGCCGGCTTCACCGCGCTGTTCACCGCCTTCGCCGGCAGCGCCGACGAGGGGGGCGGCCCCGGCGGGGGCGGCCCACCGCTGCCCCCGGTGGGCACCCCGGAGTACGAGCAGCTGGCCCTGGCCACCGGTGCCAACGTCACGGTGCTGTTCCTCATCCTCGGCATCATCGGGACCACCCAGGAGTTCCGGCACCGCACGGCCACGCCGACCTTCCTCACCACGCCCCGGCGCGGGCGGGTGGTCACGGCCAAGCTGCTCGCCTACGCGCTGGCCGCGGTGCCCCTGGCCGTGGTGGTCATCTGCGTCAACGTCGCCGTCGTCCTGCTCTACGCCGGCGCGCGCGGGGACGCCCCGGAGCTGTCCGGGGACAACCTCCGCGTGCTCGCCGGGGTCGGGGCGGCCCTGGTCGTCTACACGGTGATCGGCGTCGGGGTCGGCGCGCTCGTGCGCAACCAGGTCGGCGCCATCGTGGGCGCCCTGGTCTACCTGTTCGTCGTCGAGGCGATCGTGCAGCTGGTCCCGGCCCTGTCCGACGCCTACAAGTGGCTGCCCGGCGGTGCCCTGGAGGCGATGACGGCCACGATCGGACTCACCGACCTGCTCGAGCCCTGGCAGGGCGGCCTGGTGCTGCTGGGCTACGGGATCGCGGCGGCCGTGCTGGGGACGCTGCTCGCCGTCCGCCGCGACGTCGTGTGA
- a CDS encoding universal stress protein — translation MSAYRTVVVGTDGSQSSLLAVQRAGALAGACGARLVIVCAYLPSRSDEREVRRARAELAEGIQPVVGPAPAEQTVRAAAEAALAAGAGEVDEVAVVGSPVETLIDVVTRTDADLLVVGNRGIDGTRGRILGSVPGDVTRRSSVDVLVVHTTG, via the coding sequence GTGAGCGCCTACCGCACGGTGGTCGTCGGGACCGACGGGTCGCAGTCCTCGCTGCTCGCCGTCCAGCGCGCCGGGGCCCTGGCCGGGGCCTGCGGTGCCCGGCTGGTCATCGTCTGCGCCTACCTGCCCTCCCGCAGCGACGAGCGGGAGGTCCGCCGCGCCCGGGCCGAGCTCGCCGAGGGGATCCAGCCGGTCGTGGGCCCCGCGCCGGCGGAGCAGACCGTGCGCGCCGCGGCCGAGGCGGCGCTCGCCGCCGGCGCCGGGGAGGTCGACGAGGTCGCCGTGGTCGGCTCGCCGGTCGAGACCCTCATCGACGTGGTCACCCGGACCGACGCCGACCTGCTCGTCGTCGGCAACCGCGGGATCGACGGCACCAGGGGCCGGATCCTGGGGTCGGTGCCCGGCGACGTGACCCGCCGCTCGTCGGTCGACGTCCTGGTCGTGCACACCACGGGCTGA